A single window of Rana temporaria chromosome 1, aRanTem1.1, whole genome shotgun sequence DNA harbors:
- the LOC120945642 gene encoding serine/threonine-protein kinase SBK1-like gives MASVVHKVEGVLDRMVSSYSKGLQEVDLQEYFLKVKELGEGGYGRVLSANHRITGQKMALKIMDKNRISQRSFLQEFSISYLLSSHPNIIGCYGIGFTTIDYFVFVQELAPVGDLCSMILPHVGIPEDAVKRCAVQISNALEFMSEKGLVHMDLKPENILVFDKDCHSIKITDFGLAKVKGTVITSRSGSKFYMAPELRDITISDGLVVDGSLDVWSFGFIIYCLLTGEFPWTVATLDDEAFKRFVDWQNNFHIYNPPEAWIKIPTGIRRMFIDLLAIDYMKRSKATEILKYMSEIWKEDTPDVATGQEDEDPMESSSVLSEESMASRLNTSQGSVSITSLSYLLTTDSSVSQSEMTPEPQKDNMEEAVIIFDDEFSLHVGAEVDIEGT, from the exons ATGGCCTCCGTTGTTCATAAGGTGGAAGGAGTTCTGGACAGAATGGTCTCCTCCTATTCAAAAGGTCTACAGGAGGTAGACTTACAGGAGTACTTCCTCAAGGTGAAGGAACTTGGAGAAGGAGGCTATGGAAGAGTATTATCGGCAAACCACAGGATAACAG gtCAAAAAATGGCATTGAAGATCATGGATAAAAACAGAATCAGCCAGCGGTCTTTCCTTCAGGAGTTCAGTATTTCATACTTACTTTCTTCTCATCCCAACATCATCGGATGTTATGGCATCGGCTTCACCACCATTGATTACTTCGTCTTCGTCCAAGAACTGGCCCCTGTTGGTGATCTGTGCTCCATGATTTTACCACAT GTGGGAATTCCAGAAGATGCTGTTAAAAGGTGTGCTGTACAGATCTCCAATGCTCTCGAATTCATGTCCGAGAAAGGACTTGTTCATATGGATTTGAAGCCAGAAAACATTTTGGTGTTCGACAAGGACTGTCACTCCATCAAGATCACAGACTTTGGCCTTGCTAAGGTCAAAGGAACAGTGATAACCTCCAGGTCTGGCAGCAAATTCTACATGGCCCCAGAATTGCGTGACATAACCATCTCAGATGGACTGGTTGTAGATGGCAGCCTGGATGTGTGGTCGTTTGGTTTCATCATCTACTGCCTACTCACAGGGGAGTTTCCATGGACGGTAGCCACCCTTGACGATGAAGCATTTAAACGTTTTGTTGACTGGCAAAACAATTTTCATATATACAATCCTCCTGAAGCATGGATAAAGATTCCCACTGGCATACGAAGGATGTTTATCGATCTTTTGGCTATTGACTATATGAAGAGAAGTAAAGCTACAGAAATCCTGAAATATATGAGTGAAATTTGGAAGGAAGACACCCCAGATGTAGCCACAGGACAAGAAGATGAGGATCCAATGGAAAGCAGTTCTGTACTATCTGAGGAATCCATGGCTTCCCGCTTGAACACCTCTCAGGGTAGTGTTTCCATCACATCCTTGTCTTACCTTTTGACCACAGACTCTTCTGTATCTCAGTCTGAGATGACTCCAGAGCCACAGAAGGACAACATGGAAGAGGCAGTAATCATATTTGATGATGAATTTTCCTTACATGTTGGTGCAGAGGTAGACATTGAAGGAACATGA
- the LOC120945651 gene encoding serine/threonine-protein kinase SBK1-like produces the protein MGQLEETKTLCEDTMASVVHKVEGVLDRMVSSYSKGLQEVDLQEYFLKVKELGEGGYGRVLSANHRITGQKMALKIMDKNRISQRSFLQEFSVSYLLSSHPNIIGCYGIAFTTIDYFVFVQELAPVGDLCSMILPHVGIPEDAVKRCSVQISNALKFMSEKGLVHMDLKPENILVFDKDCHSIKITDFGLAKVKGTVITSRSGSKFYMAPELRDIIISDGLVVDGSLDVWSFGFIIYCLLTGEFPWTVATLEDEAFKHFVDWQNNFHIDNPPEAWRKIPTGIRRMFIDLLAIDYMKRSKATEILKYVSESWKEDTPDVATGQEDEDPMESSSVQSEESMASRLNTSQGSVFITSLSHLLTTDSSVSQSEMISEPQKDNMEEAVIIFDDEFSLHVGAEVDIEGT, from the exons gACACTATGGCCTCCGTTGTTCATAAAGTGGAAGGAGTTCTGGACAGAATGGTCTCCTCCTATTCAAAAGGTCTACAGGAGGTAGACTTACAGGAGTACTTCCTCAAGGTGAAGGAACTTGGAGAAGGAGGCTATGGAAGAGTATTATCGGCAAACCACAGGATAACAG GTCAAAAAATGGCATTGAAGATCATGGATAAAAACAGAATCAGCCAGCGGTCTTTCCTTCAGGAGTTCAGTGTTTCATACTTACTTTCTTCTCATCCCAACATCATCGGATGTTATGGCATCGCCTTCACCACCATCGATTACTTCGTCTTCGTCCAAGAACTGGCCCCTGTTGGTGATCTGTGCTCCATGATTTTACCACAT GTGGGAATTCCAGAAGATGCTGTTAAAAGGTGTTCTGTACAGATATCCAATGCTCTCAAATTCATGTCAGAAAAAGGACTTGTTCATATGGATTTGAAGCCAGAAAACATTTTGGTGTTCGACAAGGACTGCCACTCCATCAAGATCACAGACTTTGGCCTTGCTAAGGTCAAAGGAACAGTGATAACCTCCAGGTCTGGCAGCAAATTCTACATGGCCCCAGAATTGCGTGACATAATCATCTCAGATGGACTGGTTGTAGATGGCAGCCTGGATGTGTGGTCGTTTGGTTTCATCATCTACTGCCTACTCACAGGGGAGTTTCCATGGACAGTAGCCACCCTTGAAGATGAAGCATTTAAACATTTTGTTGACTGGCAAAACAATTTTCATATAGACAATCCTCCTGAAGCATGGAGAAAGATTCCCACTGGAATACGAAGGATGTTTATCGATCTTTTGGCCATTGACTATATGAAGAGAAGTAAAGCTACAGAAATCCTGAAATATGTGAGTGAAAGTTGGAAGGAAGACACCCCAGATGTAGCCACAGGACAAGAAGATGAGGATCCAATGGAAAGCAGTTCTGTACAATCTGAGGAATCCATGGCTTCCCGCTTGAACACCTCACAGGGTAGTGTTTTCATCACATCCTTGTCCCACCTTTTGACCACAGACTCTTCTGTATCTCAGTCTGAGATGATTTCAGAGCCACAGAAGGACAACATGGAAGAGGCAGTAATCATATTTGATGATGAATTTTCCTTACATGTTGGTGCAGAGGTAGACATTGAAGGAACATGA